The genomic region GGTGCTGGAGGTGCACGACGAGACCGAGGTGGCGCTGGTGGAGCACCGGCGGGCCGGCACCTGGCGGGCGCTGGCTCCTCAGCTGGCCGCCGAGGTCGACCGGGCGGTGGCCGGGGACGAGTACCTGGAGGTGCTGATCAACCCGGTCACCCAGGGCGACGGCGACCGGAAATGCCTGCTGAGCACCCGGAAGTCCCTGCCGCGCACCGAACTCCCGGTGGCCGGGCGGGCTTTTGGGCTCGGCGACCAGGCCAGCACACCGGTCATGGACGAGCGGGCCAGGGCGAGTCTGCCGCCGGAGCTGGGACAGGCGTTGTGCGCCAAGGAACTCCCCCAGCCGCTGGCCGAGGTGGCCAAGGCGATGGGGCTCTCGCTCGATCGCAGGCTCGGTGACGTGCTCGCCGACCTGCTGAACCTGACCACCACGATCGGCCTGCCGCACCTGGTGGAGCTGGCCACCTCGGCGGTGACCGACTCGGTCAAACCGGCCAGGCGGCCCTCGGACAACCAGCCCTGGCTGGTGCACGGCACCCGCTGGGAGGTCGGCGACTTCTTCGACTACAACGCCGACTGCTACCGGATGGACTTCGCCGAGCTGTTCTTCCCGGCCGACGCCGACCTGACCGCCAGGGTGGACGGGGTGCTCGGCGTGTTCGAAACCCTGCGCGCGCAAGGGATCGCGCTCGGCGGCTACGTCTCGCTGCGGTTCCTGCGCGGCAGCCGCGCGCTGCTGGCCCCCGCCCCGTTCGAGCGGTCCTGCGCGATCGAGGTGGCCATGCTGCGCGGCCTGGTCGGCAACCGCAAGGCGCTGACCCTGTTGCACGAGCTGGCCGTGCGGCACGGCGGCCGCCTGCACTGGGGCCAGCTCAACGAGCTCGACTCCGCGGGCACGACCCAGCACTTCGGCCCCGCACTCACCGACTGGCGACGGGAACTCACTGCCACCGAAGGAGATTCCACCACCTTCAGCACCCCCTTCACCCGCCTGCGCGGCCTGGAGACCAACCGCCCGGCCGACTGGACACTGTGGACAGACGGCGGCATCCGCGCCGGCGGTCCCCCTGCCCTGGCCGGGAACCAGGTGTTCGTGACCGACTCGGCGCGGATCGTGCACACCACCACCGCGATCGGCGGCGACTGGCGGCCGGTCCGGCCCGAACCGGTGGGCGCCGGGGCCAGGGTGGTGGTGCTGCCCTCGGCGCGGCGGCTGGAGCTGCTGGTCGCGGACGCCACCGGCCGGGTGCTGCGCAGCCGCCAGCAGGACGACGGCGGCTTCCCGCGCTGGGAAAGCCTTGCCGGGGAAGGCATTGACGGCGATCCGGCGGGCGCGGCGCACGCCGACGGCAGGCTGGAGCTGTTCGCCCGCGGCGACTTCCCGCGCCAGCGCAAGCTGATGCAGGCCTGGGCGCACTGGCCGGCCGGGCCGTGGTCCGGGCTGATGGGGGTGGACTCCGGCAGGCTGGGCGGCCCGCCGAGCGTGTGCGGGCGCAGCTTCAACGGCAGCGACCAGCTGGTGGTGGTCGCCGCCGGGTCCACCGGCTATGTGCGGTGGAGCGCGCAGACCGGTCCCGGCGGCGCCAGCGGCTGGACCCGCTGGCAGGAGCTGGGCAACCAGCCCGGCAGCCATCCGCTGGCCTTCCGCGGCCCGGACGGCGTGGTGCGGGTGGTGGTGGCCGACCCGGCGGGCCGGGTGTTCGAGGCGATCGAGCTGACCGGCGAGCTGGCGGTGCGCTGGCAACCCTGGCGCGCGCTGCCCGCCGGTCCGCGCCTGGACCCGACCACCGGCCTGACCGGCGCTGGTTCCTGGCTGCTCGGCCTTGGCCGGGACGGCCGCCTGCTCGGCACTCACCTCGACCAGGACGGCTGGTCGGCCTGGCAGGACCTGGGCGGCGCGCTGACCGGCCCCCTCGCGGCCAGTGCCGGCACCGACGGCGTGCTGGTGACCGGGGTCCGCCGCGGCGACGGGCGGCTGGTGTACCGCAGGCTGCATCCCTGACCGGGCAGGCACATCAATGTGCCTACTTACCGGTTGAGCGCGCGGCTGGTTCGCTCTCGGTGATCGTTCACCGCACCGAGAGGGAACCAGCCATGCACGTCGTCACCGGCGCGTCCGGCCAGCTGGGCCGCCGCATCGTCACCCACCTCCGCGAGCACGTGGACGCGGCCAAGATCATCGCGTTGTCCCGCACCCCGGAACAGCTCGACGGCCTCGGCGTCCGGGCGCACCACGGCGATCTGGACCAGCCGGAGTCGCTGCTGCCGCACTTCGACGGCGCCGAGCGGGTGCTGGTGGTGGCCACCTCCGCGGTCGGCCGCCGCACCGCCCAGCACGCCAACGCGATCAAGGCCGCCCAGCAGGCCGGCGTCGGCGGCTTCCTCTACACCTCGATGATCCGCGCGGGCGATCCCGGCAACACCAGCCCGATCCTGTTCGAGCACCGCGAGACCGAGCAGCTGCTGCTCGACTCCGGGCTGCCGTTCACCTTGCTGCGCAACGGGGTCTACATGGACATGCTGCAACTCCTGCTGCCGCTGCGCGAAGCGGTGGAGACCGGCGTGCTGCCCGGCAAGCTCGGCTCCGGCCGCGTCGCCTACGTCACCCGCGACGACCTGGCCGCCGCCAGCGCCGCCGTGCTGGCCACCGGCGGTCACGACGGCCAGATCCTGGACCTCACCGGCCCGCAGGCCCTGGACCACGCGGGCATCGCCGCCGCACTGGCCGAGGCCAGCGGCCGACCGGTCCGGCACGACCCGGCGGCCGAGGAGCCGGTGGAGTCCTTCCTGGCCCGGCTGCCCGAGGCGGCGCGGGCGAACCCGGAGGCCATGCGGTCCGGGGAGATGTTCTGGCACAGCACGGAAGCGGGCTGGCTGGACGTGCTCACCCACCACGTCCCCCGCCTCACCGGCCGCCCCGGCACCACGCTCGCGGAGTTCTTGCGGGGCGTGCTCTGACCCGGAGTTCTGCCACTTGGCCCATTGACCGGGCGGCCCAACGCACGAGTCGATAGCCTCCGCCGATGTCCGAAAAGAAGCCTCGCCGCCGCCGGTGGTGGATCTTGGGCCCGGTGCTCGTCCTGCTGGCCCCGATCGTGCTCTACGCCCCGTTCCTGGTCTGGGAGTACACCCGCCCGCAGCCCGATCCGGTGCCCGGCAGCGGCCAGGTGTCCACCGCCGCCGCGCCCTGGGTCGTGGTCATCGGCAACCCGAAGACCTACGCCGACTCCCCCAGCAACAAGCTGTGCGTCGGCACCCTGGTCGCGCCCAAGGCGGTGGTCACCGCCGCCCACTGCCTCGGCTCCGAACCGGCCGACCTGACCATCACCGTCGGCCGGGACGACCTGCGCGGCAACAGCGGCAAGGTGGTGCGGGTGGCCGCGACCTGGCGCGACCCCGGCTACGCCAAGGGAATCGCCGAGGAGTCCTTCGCCGGCGGCATGTTCGGCCAGGTCCGGCTGGCCTCGGCGGACATCGGCCTGATCACCCTGGCCGAACCCGTGGACACCCCGGCCCTCCCGCTCGCCGACAGCCCGGCGGGCGGGTCGGCCGCCACCGTCTACGGCTGGCGCATGTCCCCAGACGACCAACCGCTGCTCTGGCAAGCGCCTACCACGGTGGCCGAGGACGCCGAGTGCGTGCGCCGGGCCGCTGACAGCGTCCGCTTCATCCCGCCCCGCTGGCACGGCGTCAGCTACGAACAGGCCGCCTACCTGTGCGTGGGCGCGGAGCGCGCGATCCGCCTGCGCGCCACCGACAGCGGCTCGCCCGTGGTGGTCGGCGGCAAGCTCGCGGGCGTGGCCTCCTGGTCGGGCAGCGTCGATCCCGCGGCCCCGGACTACTACACCCGGGTGGCGCACTACCAGTCGCAGCTGCGCACCCTCATCGACGCGATCCGCTGACGACAAACTCCACCTTGTTATAGTCTAATGCGAACAAGGGGAGGCGCGATGACGGACCAGACGGGCCGCGTCAGACGCGGCTGGCGACTGGCACTGGTGGTGTTTCTGCAGGTGGTGGCGGCCGGACTGCCCGCGCTGCTGGTCGCGGCCTACCGGGACCGGCTGCCGGAGCGGGCTTGGGTGCAGGGCTGGGCCAGGATCTGGCCGGAGCACGCGCAGCTGGCCCCCGGCTGGGACCGGTGGGCGGCGGGCTACCTGGGCTGCCTGGCAATGGCCGCGATCCTGCTCGCCTGCTTCGCCCGGTACTGGCGCTGGGCCGGGCCGCAGCGCCTGGTCGTGGCCGCGAGCTGGGCGGTGGCCACGCAGGTGGCCAGTAGCGCGGCACTGGTGCTCGCCTCGGTGCTGACCGCCGCGCCCGAGATCAGGCCAACGCCCGGCTGGGTCAACCTGGTCAGCCTGCTGCTGGCCCCGCTGGGCGGCCTGATCGGCTGGTTGCTGGCCTCCCCGCTGCCGCGCCCGGCCCCGGCCGCCGCCGCGCCACCACCGCACGTCGAGCGCCGGCAGCTGACCGGGACCGAGCAGGCCATGTTCAGCACCACGCTGTGGTCGGCGCGGCAGCTGGCCGGGGGCGGTCTGCTCGTCGCGGCCGGTGTCCTGCCGCTGCTCGCGCACTGGCCGGACCCGACCCTGGCCCTGCCGCTGCCGGTGCTCGGCCTGCTGCTCTCCTTGCAGGCCAAGGCAAAGCTGCGCGTCGACGGCGACGGGATCACCCTGGCGTTCCCGCTGCTGGGCGGAATGCGCCAGCACGTCGGCTACCGGGAGATCCGCTTCGCCGAGGTCGCCGGGCGGCGGGTGAGCTGGTCCGGCCGGGTGGACAACCCGCGCGCCTGGGGCTTCCTCACCCGCAGCGGCCCGGCCCTGGTCGCGCACCTGGCCGACGGGCGGGAGCTCGTGGCCTCGCCGCGCGATCCGGCGGTGGCGGTGGCGCTGGTCAACGGTCAGCTGGACCGGGCCCGCGCGTGCTGATCTCGGTGGACCCGTCCTCGGCCGTGTCACTGGCCGACCAGGTCTCCGCCTCGGTGCGGCGGGGCCTGGCCGAGGGCGTCATCCGGGCGGGCGACCGGCTGCCGGCCGCGCGCGAGGTGGCCGCCGCGCTGGGCATCAACCTGCACACCGTGCTGCGCGGCTACCAGCAGCTCCGCGAGGAGGGCCTGGTCGAGCTGCGGCGTGGCCGCGGCGCGGTGGTCACCGCCAACGCCGGACCGGGCCGGGCCCAGCTGGTCGAGCAGGTCCGCGCCCTGGTGGCGGCCAGCCGCGCGCAGGGACTCAGCGACCAGGAGACCCTGGAGCTCATCCGCTCGGTCCAGGCTTCGGGCTAGGGCTGCACCGCGGGCTGCTCCGGCGTCTCGGCCGGCATCGGCAGTGCGCGGCGGATGCCGTT from Crossiella sp. CA-258035 harbors:
- a CDS encoding NAD(P)H-binding protein, whose translation is MHVVTGASGQLGRRIVTHLREHVDAAKIIALSRTPEQLDGLGVRAHHGDLDQPESLLPHFDGAERVLVVATSAVGRRTAQHANAIKAAQQAGVGGFLYTSMIRAGDPGNTSPILFEHRETEQLLLDSGLPFTLLRNGVYMDMLQLLLPLREAVETGVLPGKLGSGRVAYVTRDDLAAASAAVLATGGHDGQILDLTGPQALDHAGIAAALAEASGRPVRHDPAAEEPVESFLARLPEAARANPEAMRSGEMFWHSTEAGWLDVLTHHVPRLTGRPGTTLAEFLRGVL
- a CDS encoding trypsin-like serine protease encodes the protein MSEKKPRRRRWWILGPVLVLLAPIVLYAPFLVWEYTRPQPDPVPGSGQVSTAAAPWVVVIGNPKTYADSPSNKLCVGTLVAPKAVVTAAHCLGSEPADLTITVGRDDLRGNSGKVVRVAATWRDPGYAKGIAEESFAGGMFGQVRLASADIGLITLAEPVDTPALPLADSPAGGSAATVYGWRMSPDDQPLLWQAPTTVAEDAECVRRAADSVRFIPPRWHGVSYEQAAYLCVGAERAIRLRATDSGSPVVVGGKLAGVASWSGSVDPAAPDYYTRVAHYQSQLRTLIDAIR
- a CDS encoding GntR family transcriptional regulator; translation: MLISVDPSSAVSLADQVSASVRRGLAEGVIRAGDRLPAAREVAAALGINLHTVLRGYQQLREEGLVELRRGRGAVVTANAGPGRAQLVEQVRALVAASRAQGLSDQETLELIRSVQASG